CTAATTGCTGATATACTATCATTAAATGTCATATACTCTGCATTGCTTTCAATCGTTTATCTAATTCTGTATTAAGCTCATTTTTGTCTGGAACTGGAAGCAACATTAAAATAATCTCCACATTAGTTGCTGTATTTAATTTTGTGAATTCTCCATGAAGAGAATTGCATTCATTTATAAATGCATTTAAATACAATTGATCTTCACAATCATGTTTTTTAAATAAATCGCTTGAATAAGTGCATACCATTGGTATAACTATACTTGAAAAAACGATATCTAGTTTTTGATGCCTATCCATTAATTGAATCCAATGTTCTCTTTCAGGTATATCTGCTGGAATCTTTCTAGAAATTAAATTGAACTCTTTTCTTAAATAATCTCCGTTAACATGGTTTACAATGTCTTTAGCTAAATCCTTAATTCCGTCTTTACCTGTTTTAAATAATTTTGATTCGCCAAGCCACAGTTTTTTTACATTGTTCTCAATTGTGATATGGATTCCATCAAAACCGTGAACAGGTACATTATATGTATCTTTAAACCAAATTTTAGATAATAGAGGAATAGTATTGTGAAAATCTCTTAATAAGAGATGTAAAATTAGTTCTCCAAATTCACCACGACTCTTATACTTGTCAGTTAGATATACGGTCTCAGCCGCTTCTTTTAGCCTTGTTATTATTTCATTTTGGGGGATATTTCCACAATGGAAACCAAGAGAAAATTCTGGAATTACATTTCGTATAACATCAACTAAAGGTTGAAGCCTAAATTTATTCTGGTCAAATCCAACATGATACGCCTTTAAAGTTGCATCATTGATCTGTTCATTAATTACAAGATCAGACTTAAAGGGCCTTGGCATTAATAAAATATAGGTTATTTAAAAATCGAAACTTATAAAAGATATTATAAAGTTTTATAATTATATATTTTTTTTTGCATGTGCAAATATTTTAGTTAGTTAATTATATATTAAGCGTAAATATAAGATAGACTTATATCGTTCCTACCACCGATCATGCACCAAGGGCTTAATCTTCGCCTCGTAAATGGCTTTTACGCCTTCCCATTGCTCTGGCGTGAGGTCGGGTACTTCCAGGGCTTGCAGGTTAGAGGTGAGCTGGTTGGGTTTGGAAGCTCCTGGAATAATGCAGCTTACGGCCTCAAATTGCAATATCCAGCGCAGGGCTACGGGAGCTAAATTTTCCTGGTCCGGGAACAGTTTTTTAATTTCTTCTACCGCTTCCAGGCCGGTATTATAATCGAGGCCCGAGAACGTTTCGCCTTTGTCGAAGGCCTCGCCGTTGCGGTTAAAGTTGCGGTGATCGTCGGGGGCAAAGTGGGTTTCGGGGCGGAACTTGCCAGTGAGCAGTCCGCTGGCCAGGGGCACCCGCACAATTACGCCAATGTCGCGACGCTGGGCTTCCCGGAAAAATAACTCGGCGGGCCGTTGCCGGAACATATTAAAAATAATCTGCACGGTGGTTACATTCGGGAATTCAATGGCTTTAAGGGCTTCTTCTACTTTTTCCACGCTCACGCCCATGTTTTGAATTTTGCCTTCTTCTTTCAGCCGGTCGAACAGCTCAAATATTTCGAGCCGGTAATATACCTCGGTGGGTGGGCAGTGCAGTTGAATCAGGTCCAGGGTGTCGAGGCCGGTGTTGCGCAGGCTGTCTTCCACGAAAGCGCGCAAGGCCGCGGGGGTATAGGATTGGTTCACGTGCGGGTTCAGGCGGCGGCCGCATTTGGTAGCCACGTGTATCCATTCGGAGCGGGATTTTACCACCCGGCCTACGGCCTTTTCGCTTTCGCCGTCGCCGTACACATCGGCGGTATCAATAAAGTTAACGCCGGCATCTATCGCGGCATTTAAAATGTGGTCGGCATTTTCGTGGCTGAAGGGCTCGCCCCATTTGCCACCTACCTGCCAGGTGCCTAAACTTATTTCGGATACTTCAATGCCGGTTTTTCCTAGTTTTCTGTATTGCATGCTTTTTTATTACTATTTATCCATTAGCCTTTACCCATTAGCCACCCACAAAGTTTAAGAATCTGCTAAAACAGAAGCGCTAAAAGTAAATGCTGCGGATAAGTTTGTGCGTCTTTTTTCTAAGCTACCCGGATCGGTTAGTAGACTCCAGCGAAAGTTAAAAATTTAAAAAATCGGGGCAATCGCAAACAATCCGGCCTATAGAGTAGTATTACCAAGGCAATTTATTACATTTTTTAAATTTGAATGATTATGGCCAACGAAACATCAGCCTCGTTTTCGCCCACCTTTACCATTGGTGGCGATTTAACTATTAACCGCATGGGTTATGGCGCCATGCGCATAACCGGCGACGGCATTTGGGGCCCACCAAAAGACCACGACGAAAGTATCCGGGTATTGCAAAAAGCCGTGGAACTAGGCATTAATTTTATTGATACTGCCGATAGCTACGGTCCGCACGTGTCGGAAGAACTCATTGCCGAAGCTTTGCATCCGTATCCAGCCGGCCTGGTAATTGCCACCAAGGGTGGTTTACTGCGCACCAGCCCTAACCAGTGGCCCATTAACGCGCACCCCGACCATTTACGCGAAGCCCTGGAAGGTAGCTTGCAACGACTGAAACTAGACCAGATTGATTTATACCAACTGCACCGTGTAGATCCGGAAGTACCTTACGAGCAAACTTTAGAATTTTTGCAGCAAATACAGGAAGAAGGTCTGGTAAAACACATTGGCCTTTCGGAAGTAACCGTGGAGCAAATTAAGAAAGCCCAGGAATACGTGACCGTGGTGTCGGTGCAAAACATGTACAGCGTAGATAACCGCAAGTGGGAAGCCGAATTAGAATATTGCCAGGAACAAAATATGGCCTTTATTCCGTGGTACCCCTTGAGTGCCGGTAACTTAAAAGCCACCGAAATTATTGGTAAAGTAGCCCAAAAGTACGAGGCCTCTCCGAACCAGATTGCCCTGAGCTGGCTACTGCACCACTCACCCAATATTTTACTGATACCAGGTACCTCCAAGGTAAAACACCTCGAAGAAAATTACCGGGCCGCCACCATCCAACTCAACCCCGAAGACCTCGATGTTTTGAATAATTTGTAATGGGGAAATGATAAAATTATAATATAAGCGGATAGGTTACCCAAAGCGATCTTACCAAAGTTTCTACAAGCTAGAAGTATTATCGCTCTAACAACCCATTTTCTGCCACCCCAAATTACCCCGGAAGTTTTTACCACGAAAGCGGTAAAAGCTTCCGGGGTAATTTTTTAATTTTTGATAAAACCCAGTGTTAAAATTAGGAACGGATAAGGATCTCTTATAAGCAGCCCCATTGAAGTAAACAGTAAAGTTTAACTCAAATACAGATAACTTCCGAAAAGCTGTAGCTACTAGCAACCGACACCAGTTTGGCTCTAGAGGGCCTTCTAAGGTTCCGGTGCGCAGCATTCCGCAGACGGAGTCGAGGAAAGGAAGCTTAGACCGCCCGAAAGAGCCAAACGAGGCCCGCCGGCCATGAGGCAAACTGGTTACTTCTCAAGCTAGATAGCACCAGGGCATAGAGACTTGAAAAGGCTCCAAAGAAGAACAGTAAAGAATGAAACTACTAAAACTCTCTTTTAGCAGTTTACTCAAGCAGTTCAGGGTTCCGGCTAAAGCCGGAGTAAAGTCAGAGACTTTACCTTGTACGAAGGCCCAAGTTTGAAAACTTGCGCCAGCAAACGGAAAACTCGCGACAGGAAACGGAAAACTGCCAGAAGATAGAAGGCCACATAACAGGCACCAGCTTTGTAAAAATCTGAGCTATGGATTCAGCAAGCGCTCCGCGCGGAACAAATCATCAGCGGCTTGCAAAATTTTGGCTTTGAGCTTCGGATTATAGTTGGGGTGTTGTTTCAGGAAAGTCCGGACAGTGTTGGCGGCAGCGGGTGTTTGGTACGATCCGAAGGTGCTTTGCAGCCAGGAATACGGAAAGAAAATATCGCCCGTTTTTTGAATTTCTGCCAATAAATCTAAACTGGCGGGTAAGTATTTGGCGGAAGTTTGCTGACGCAGTGGGTGATGTAGATAACCCAAGGCCATAACTACCCAGGCTTCTTTTTCGCGGTTTGGTTCTTGTTGCAACGAAGCAAAAAAAACGTCGCGCGTATTAACTTCCGATGATAAAGCCGGCATTAAGAATTGCAGGCGTTGCTGGCGATCCGGGTTTTTAATGCGAGATAGCTGTTTTTTTAAAATTTCGGGGCTGTTGGGGTAATCCCGCAAGGCCAGGGCCTGCGCCAGTGAAGTATAATCGTCTTCGGTAAGTTTTACGCCCTGGGGTGCTTGCTCTTTTTCCCAGATTTGGTAAAGTTGCTTTTGCGCCGCAAGCGTTAAGGCGATGCTTTGGTAGGTTTTAAAAAGCAGCTTTTTGTTATTTGGCGCGGCGGCTTTTTGCATAGCCTCCCAAACTTCTTTTTCCAGCTCGGCGGCTAGCGCTGTGCGATCAACGGGCTTCAGGAATTTCCAGTAAATATCGCTCAGGTTACCGGTAATAAGTTTCAGGTTAAGTTCTTCGGGTTCCCGGATAAGGGCAGCGCGGTAAATTTGCAGCAAGTCTTTGGGGTTAATATTGCGACCATTCAGCATGTTTTCGTACAAACTAATGTACCCCGAGGCCCGGGCTACCGGATTTTTCAGGTGAACCAGGCGGTGTGCCATGCGGTTATCCGCCGGAAAAACACCGTATCCCTGGCCGGAGCTGTTAAATAAAATATAATCGGGCGCAGCGGCACCCACGGCTTCGGGTACGTTTACGGTGCGGGCATTCATGTTTACCGTAAGTTCCTGCTGTCGGTCGGGGTACACCAAGGTCATTTCAAAGAGTTGGGGCCAGATGCGCTCCGAGTTATCTTCGGCTTTTTGCGTAATTTTTAAATTTTTTATTTTTCCGTCTTCTGTTTGCAGATCGTAATCAAATATGGGCCTTCCGGGTTCGTTTACCCAAACCTGGTTCCAGGCTTGCAGATCCGTGGGGGTGCGGGCATCCAGAATCTGAATTAAGTCGGGCCAGGTGGCATTGCCGAAAGCGTATTTTTTTAAATATTCCCGCAAACCGTCCCGGAAAGCTTCTGCCCCCATGAGCCGTTCCAGTTGGCGCATCATCACGGGGGCTTTGTGGTAAATAATACTGCCATACATCGAGCCGGCATCCTGCAAGTTATCTAGTTGCTGCCGGATGGGGTTGGCGCCAGTAGTCCGGTCGACGGCGTAGGCCGCCGGGAAATGGTCTATCAGAAATTTTAAGTCGTAGTTGGTGTTGGCTTCGGCTACCTGGGTAATTTTATCGGCCATAAAGTTGGCGAACACTTCTTTCATCCACACATCGTTAAACCACTGCATGGTTACCAAATCGCCGAACCACATGTGCGCGGTTTCGTGCGCCATTACGCTGGAACGCGCCAATTTCTGGTCCTGGGTAGCGCCTTCGTCCAGAAACAAAGCCGACAATTTATAATCTATGGCGCCCACGTGTTCCATGCCGCCGTACTGAAAATCCGGGATGGCTACAAAATCAAACTTTTGAAAGGGATAAGGGATCTGGGTATAGTCCTGCATAAACCGCAGCGCATCGCCGTGCACCTGAAAAATAGGGTCGAGGCTTAGCTTAATCTTATCCAAATCCGTTTCGCGGTGCAGCAAGTGCATGAGGCGCCCGTTTATTTTACGGTTCACCCGTTTAAACTTACCCGCCACAAACGAAAATAAATACGTGCTAATGGTATCGGAAGGAGCGAAGCGCAGCGTTTTGCCTTGTTCCCCGGCCGTAGAATCCTGCAAGGGCGCGTTGGCTAGGGCTTGCCAATCCTGCGGTACCGTTAAGGTTAAGGTAAAACTAGCTTTGAGGTTGGGTTGGTCAAAAACCGGGAAAACAGTGCGGGCGCGGTCGGGCACCAGCAGAGTGTAGAGATATTCTTCGTTGCGGTTCAAAGATAAATCGCCGGCGGTAAAGGTAATGTCGATGGTGTTGAGCCCGATTTTTAAATTTTCGGCCGGAATGAGAAGATGTTCGTTTTGGTGCTGTACCAAAACGGCCTCGCCATTGGCTTTTACGGTTTGTACGTGGTCGGTTTTTTCTTTGAAGTCCAGTTGCAGCGGCACCTGGTTATTTTTCAGGTAAAAGCTGATGATTTCCTGCCCCTGAATAGGCGCGGATTTGGTAGCAGGTATGGTAAAGTGCAAGGTATAACCCAAGCGGCTGATTACGGATTTGCGGTAATCGGCTAAGGCTTTGCTGACGCCATTCTCTAAAGGTATTTCTTGCGTGGTTATAGTTTTTTTGCTGCAAGCTACAGTAGCTAAAATTAAGCAGGTTAAACCGAAAATTGTATATCGAATGGGCTTGTTTTTCATGTTGGCTCTAAAATACAAAGGCGAAGGAAATATTTAAATCCAAATTTTAGTCTCTCTGCGGTTGTTCTTTGGCAAGATTACATCTACCAAAGAACAACTCATCTACTCGCCCCCTTTAAAAATTTATAAAAAATTCGTGAAAGTTTTTTAAAATTAACCGTAGTAACAAAAATTTAAACTTTCCGCATGGAACATCCATTGGCACCCGAAGCATTGACGGAACTAAACGTATATCCTTTGGGGGATGCCGCTGTGGTGCTGGAATTTGGTGATCATATAAACCGCTTAACGCAACGCCACATTCAGGACTATACGGCTTACCTGGATCAGCATCCTTTTCCGGGTTTTGTGGAGTACGTACCGGCGTTTACCACACTAACCGTGTATTACGATCCGTGGGTCGTAAGCCAGCAAGGAACCCAAAGCCCGTACCATACCGTAGTGACTTACTTAACAGAGATGCGGTTGCACGTAAAAGATAGTCCGGAAAAACCCGGAACCAAAACGGTAGAAATTCCGGTGTGTTACGGCGGTAAATACGGCCCGGACCTGGAATATGTGGCTAACTTGCACGGCATAAAGCCCAAAGAAGTAATAGAATTGCACACCCAAACTACTTACCTGGTGTACATGATTGGTTTTGCCCCGGGGTTCCCGTACCTCGGCGGTATGTCCCCCGACATTGCTGCTCCTCGCAAAGATAAACCACGAGCTAAGGTACCGGCCGGTTCGGTGGGGATTGCGGGTAAGCAAACCGGAGTGTATCCCATCCAGAGTCCGGGAGGGTGGCAGCTTATTGGGCGCACGCCTTTACAGTTGTTTAACCCCCACCGCGACCAGCCCAGTTTGCTGCAAGCCGGTGACATGATCCGGTTTGTTGCGATTACCGAAAAACAGTTCGAGAAAAAAAGAGGAGCAGCGAATGGGCATTAAAATTATTAGTTCGGGGTTACTCACTACCATTCAGGATATAGGCCGGTATGGCTACCAAAAAGAAGGCATTATTGTCAGCGGGCCCATGGATGCTTTTGCCCTGCGGGTAGCTAATTTGCTGGTTGGGAACGAAGAAGGAGCTGCGGCCATTGAAATTACTTTTCTGGGGCCCAAAATCTTATTTGATTCCGACCATTTGATTGCGATTACCGGCGGCGATTTATCGCCCACTATAAACGGCGAAAAAGTAAAAATGGATCGACCGGTGTTTGTGCCGCAAGGCAGCTTGCTACAATTTGGGGCACCCGGCCTGGGCAGTCGGGCGTACCTGGCGGTATCGGGCAGTTTTACTTTGCCGAAAGTACTGGGGAGCTATGCTACTTTTTTAAGGGCCGAAGTAGGTGGTTTTAAAGGTAGGGCCCTCCAAGCCGGCGACTTTTTACCAACGGCCGATCCAACGGTAATCGGTGAGATGCTGTTAACTAATTTATTAAAAAAAACTACCCGATCCAATTGGGCGCAGGCTTCCTGGACACCTATGTTTCCCCTTTTTCCGCGTTTGGAACGCAGCCCCACTTTGCGGGTAATAAAAGGCCCGGAATATGCTTTATTCACGCCAGCCAGCCAACAAGCTTTTTGGGAGCAGGAATTTACAGTAACTACCGATTCGGACCGCATGGGCTACCGGTTACAAGGCGCGCCTTTGCTATTGGAGGAACCCAAGGAAATGATATCCAGTGCGGTTACGTTTGGTACCATTCAGGTGCCCCCCGAGGGGCATCCCATTGCCTTACTCGCCGACCACCAAACTACCGGCGGTTACCCGCGCATTGGCCAGGTAATTACAGCCGATTTTTCAAAATTGGCGCAGGTGCCCTTGGGGCAGAAAATCCGCTTTCAGGAAATTTCATTACCGGAAGCTCAGCAGCTTTTTATTCAGCAGGAAAAAACTATTCAGGAAATTAAAAGGGCTATCGGGTATAAAGTAAAGTTCTAAAGATATTCGTGCTTTTTCTCTGCCATTAAATTTAACTGTAGAATACAGCGGGGAATACCGCATCCCACAAGCGAGCAAAAAAACTTGGAACAGAAAAATTTTAAAAATTCAACGCTATTTGTAAACGCAACCATCTAACTTGTCGCCAAACTTTATACTACATGAGCAAACCGTTACTGGTTGATTTAAACTGTGATGCCGGCGAAAGCTTTGGCGCTTACCAAATCGGCAACGACGAAGCCATTTTACCCTACGTGAGTTCGGTAAATATCGCCTGCGGCTTTCATGCCGGCGACCCGGCTGTAATGAAGAAAACGGTGCATTTAGCTTTGCAGCAAGGAGTAGCCATTGGCGCGCACCCGGGTTTGCCCGACTTAGTTGGTTTTGGCCGGCGGGAACTAGCTATTTCGCCCGAGGAAGCTTATGATTTAACTGTATACCAGGTAGGCGCTTTAGCCGGGTTTGTGAAAGCCGCGGGCGGGGTTTTGCACCACGTTAAACCCCACGGCGCGCTCTACAACATGGCCGCCGTAAACCTGCCCTTAGCCGAGGCCATTGTGGAAGCCGTGCACCAGCTCGAACCCAAGGCTTTTTTATACGGCTTAGCCGGTAGTTATTTAACGCAGGCAG
The sequence above is a segment of the Adhaeribacter swui genome. Coding sequences within it:
- a CDS encoding HamA C-terminal domain-containing protein, which codes for MPRPFKSDLVINEQINDATLKAYHVGFDQNKFRLQPLVDVIRNVIPEFSLGFHCGNIPQNEIITRLKEAAETVYLTDKYKSRGEFGELILHLLLRDFHNTIPLLSKIWFKDTYNVPVHGFDGIHITIENNVKKLWLGESKLFKTGKDGIKDLAKDIVNHVNGDYLRKEFNLISRKIPADIPEREHWIQLMDRHQKLDIVFSSIVIPMVCTYSSDLFKKHDCEDQLYLNAFINECNSLHGEFTKLNTATNVEIILMLLPVPDKNELNTELDKRLKAMQSI
- a CDS encoding aldo/keto reductase is translated as MQYRKLGKTGIEVSEISLGTWQVGGKWGEPFSHENADHILNAAIDAGVNFIDTADVYGDGESEKAVGRVVKSRSEWIHVATKCGRRLNPHVNQSYTPAALRAFVEDSLRNTGLDTLDLIQLHCPPTEVYYRLEIFELFDRLKEEGKIQNMGVSVEKVEEALKAIEFPNVTTVQIIFNMFRQRPAELFFREAQRRDIGVIVRVPLASGLLTGKFRPETHFAPDDHRNFNRNGEAFDKGETFSGLDYNTGLEAVEEIKKLFPDQENLAPVALRWILQFEAVSCIIPGASKPNQLTSNLQALEVPDLTPEQWEGVKAIYEAKIKPLVHDRW
- a CDS encoding aldo/keto reductase; this translates as MIMANETSASFSPTFTIGGDLTINRMGYGAMRITGDGIWGPPKDHDESIRVLQKAVELGINFIDTADSYGPHVSEELIAEALHPYPAGLVIATKGGLLRTSPNQWPINAHPDHLREALEGSLQRLKLDQIDLYQLHRVDPEVPYEQTLEFLQQIQEEGLVKHIGLSEVTVEQIKKAQEYVTVVSVQNMYSVDNRKWEAELEYCQEQNMAFIPWYPLSAGNLKATEIIGKVAQKYEASPNQIALSWLLHHSPNILLIPGTSKVKHLEENYRAATIQLNPEDLDVLNNL
- a CDS encoding M1 family aminopeptidase is translated as MKNKPIRYTIFGLTCLILATVACSKKTITTQEIPLENGVSKALADYRKSVISRLGYTLHFTIPATKSAPIQGQEIISFYLKNNQVPLQLDFKEKTDHVQTVKANGEAVLVQHQNEHLLIPAENLKIGLNTIDITFTAGDLSLNRNEEYLYTLLVPDRARTVFPVFDQPNLKASFTLTLTVPQDWQALANAPLQDSTAGEQGKTLRFAPSDTISTYLFSFVAGKFKRVNRKINGRLMHLLHRETDLDKIKLSLDPIFQVHGDALRFMQDYTQIPYPFQKFDFVAIPDFQYGGMEHVGAIDYKLSALFLDEGATQDQKLARSSVMAHETAHMWFGDLVTMQWFNDVWMKEVFANFMADKITQVAEANTNYDLKFLIDHFPAAYAVDRTTGANPIRQQLDNLQDAGSMYGSIIYHKAPVMMRQLERLMGAEAFRDGLREYLKKYAFGNATWPDLIQILDARTPTDLQAWNQVWVNEPGRPIFDYDLQTEDGKIKNLKITQKAEDNSERIWPQLFEMTLVYPDRQQELTVNMNARTVNVPEAVGAAAPDYILFNSSGQGYGVFPADNRMAHRLVHLKNPVARASGYISLYENMLNGRNINPKDLLQIYRAALIREPEELNLKLITGNLSDIYWKFLKPVDRTALAAELEKEVWEAMQKAAAPNNKKLLFKTYQSIALTLAAQKQLYQIWEKEQAPQGVKLTEDDYTSLAQALALRDYPNSPEILKKQLSRIKNPDRQQRLQFLMPALSSEVNTRDVFFASLQQEPNREKEAWVVMALGYLHHPLRQQTSAKYLPASLDLLAEIQKTGDIFFPYSWLQSTFGSYQTPAAANTVRTFLKQHPNYNPKLKAKILQAADDLFRAERLLNP
- the pxpB gene encoding 5-oxoprolinase subunit PxpB, which translates into the protein MEHPLAPEALTELNVYPLGDAAVVLEFGDHINRLTQRHIQDYTAYLDQHPFPGFVEYVPAFTTLTVYYDPWVVSQQGTQSPYHTVVTYLTEMRLHVKDSPEKPGTKTVEIPVCYGGKYGPDLEYVANLHGIKPKEVIELHTQTTYLVYMIGFAPGFPYLGGMSPDIAAPRKDKPRAKVPAGSVGIAGKQTGVYPIQSPGGWQLIGRTPLQLFNPHRDQPSLLQAGDMIRFVAITEKQFEKKRGAANGH
- a CDS encoding 5-oxoprolinase subunit C family protein, with the translated sequence MGIKIISSGLLTTIQDIGRYGYQKEGIIVSGPMDAFALRVANLLVGNEEGAAAIEITFLGPKILFDSDHLIAITGGDLSPTINGEKVKMDRPVFVPQGSLLQFGAPGLGSRAYLAVSGSFTLPKVLGSYATFLRAEVGGFKGRALQAGDFLPTADPTVIGEMLLTNLLKKTTRSNWAQASWTPMFPLFPRLERSPTLRVIKGPEYALFTPASQQAFWEQEFTVTTDSDRMGYRLQGAPLLLEEPKEMISSAVTFGTIQVPPEGHPIALLADHQTTGGYPRIGQVITADFSKLAQVPLGQKIRFQEISLPEAQQLFIQQEKTIQEIKRAIGYKVKF
- a CDS encoding LamB/YcsF family protein; the encoded protein is MSKPLLVDLNCDAGESFGAYQIGNDEAILPYVSSVNIACGFHAGDPAVMKKTVHLALQQGVAIGAHPGLPDLVGFGRRELAISPEEAYDLTVYQVGALAGFVKAAGGVLHHVKPHGALYNMAAVNLPLAEAIVEAVHQLEPKAFLYGLAGSYLTQAAQKRGLPAANEVFADRTYQPNGTLTPRRQPNALITDEQQALNQVVQMIKTNTVIALDGTQVAIHADTICIHGDGAQAVAFARKITQKLREEKITIRAATS